The genomic interval ACCTTATTACGTGCCGGATTATGCCGTGTGTGTTGAGTGCAAGTTAAACGAAAATGTATGTATGTATGATAAAGGGGTAACCTGTTTTGGGCCTGTCACAAGAGCCGGTTGTAATTCATGGTGTATAAATAACGGGAATATTTGTTACGGTTGCCGCGGGATGGTTTCCAACCCCAATGAAAATGGGGCAAAAGATGTTATTGCAAAATACAAAATCCCTATGGATATGGTAGTTAACAAAATGAATATGTACAACAAATGCAGGGAGAATGATAAAAGTGAGTAGAAATATTAGTATAAATGTGGAATATTTAACTCGTGTTGAAGGGCATGGAAATATAGTTGTTAACGTGAAAGAGGGAAAACTTGAAACCTGCCAGCTCCAAATAGTTGAATCTCCGCGCTTTTTTGAGGGGATGATAAAAGGGCGTTCTATTTTTGAAGCACAGCATATTACATGTAGGATATGTGGGATATGCTCTTGTGGTCACACTTTAGCGTCAATTCAAGCAGCTGAAGATGCGATAGGATTTATTCCTTCTAAACAGACAACGGAACTTAGAAAATTTTTACTGCATATGGAAAATCTGGACAGTCATATTCTTCATATATATCTTTTGGTTGCTCCAGATCTTTTGGGAGTAAAAAGCTTTGTTCCGCTTATCGATTCTCACAACGAAGTTGTCCGTCGTGCTCTTCGTATGAAAAAAGTTTGTAATGATGTTTGCGATATTTTAGTCGGACGTCATGTCCATCCGATTTCGTCAATAGTCGGAGGATTTACAAAGCTTCCAAAAGAAAAAGATTTGGATGCGATGCTCGATCATTTATACTTGCTTAGAAAAGATATGGATAAGACAGTTGAACTTGCCACAACTTTGACATTGCCTCATTTTGAAAGGGATACCGAGTATGTGGCGCTTGTATCTGACGATGACGAATATCCGATGCTTATTGGAGATATTGGTTCAACGGATGGAAAGAGTGTTAACAAAAAAGATTACAAATCGGTTACTAATGAGTTTATTGTTCCTCATTCATCGGCAAAACATACAAAATGGAACAGAGACTCTTATGCTGTTGGCGCATTGGCAAGATTTAACTTGAATTCCAATAAACTTCATCCAAAAGCAAAAGAGGTAGCATCTGCCATTGGTCTAAAATCAAAAGCTATAGGTCCGTATTTAAATACGGCTGCTCAACTTGTTGAGTGTGTTCATTCCTTGGAGGAAGGAATCAGGATACTCGAAGGTTTTAAAAAGAATGGAATTAATTATGACGAAGAAGTTGTCGTCGGTTTAAATGAGAAGGGGACGATTCCCGTGAAAGCAGGGAATGGGATCGGAGCGGTAGAAGTTCCTCGAGGGCTTCTGTTCCACGATTACGAAGTTGATGATAAAGGGATTATTACGAAGGCAAATTGTATTATTCCGACGGGACAAAACTTAAATAATATTGAGCATGATATGCGAAAGCTTGTTCCCGAAATTTTAGATAAAAGCGATTCCGATATAACTCTTATGCTTGAGATGCTTGTCAGAGCTTATGATCCTTGTATTTCATGCTCCGCCCACTTTTTGAATGTCAAATTTATTAACCGCTGAAATTAAGGATCTTTTCTCAAAAAGCAACAAGGGACTAACCCTTTTAATAACGGTCGGCAATGATTTGCGGGGCGATGATGGAGTTGGCCCGTATATATATGAGAGGACAGCAGAAAAAGGTTTTTTGGATTCTAAACCGAGATTTTATCTTTTAAACGCATTTGATAAACCTGAGAATATAATTGATGAAGCGGTTAAGCTTGCGCCTTCTAAAGTTATAATAATAGATGCGGCCGATTTTGGGGGAGAAGCAGGCGAGGCTCGTATTATTGAAAAGGAGAATATCCCTCAAACGACATTGAGTACTCATACTTTTCCTTTGCCCGTTATTGCAAAGATTCTAGAAGAAGATACGGGAGCCGAAGTATTCTTTTTAGGTATCCAGCCCCAAAATATTGAATTGGGGAATGGATTGTCGGATGCTGTGAAAAAGACAGCGAAGGAGATAATATCATGCATGAAATCCATTTATTAAAAGATTTATTGGCAGATGTGTTAAAGGCGGC from candidate division WOR-1 bacterium RIFOXYB2_FULL_36_35 carries:
- a CDS encoding hydrogenase/sulfur reductase subunit alpha — protein: MSRNISINVEYLTRVEGHGNIVVNVKEGKLETCQLQIVESPRFFEGMIKGRSIFEAQHITCRICGICSCGHTLASIQAAEDAIGFIPSKQTTELRKFLLHMENLDSHILHIYLLVAPDLLGVKSFVPLIDSHNEVVRRALRMKKVCNDVCDILVGRHVHPISSIVGGFTKLPKEKDLDAMLDHLYLLRKDMDKTVELATTLTLPHFERDTEYVALVSDDDEYPMLIGDIGSTDGKSVNKKDYKSVTNEFIVPHSSAKHTKWNRDSYAVGALARFNLNSNKLHPKAKEVASAIGLKSKAIGPYLNTAAQLVECVHSLEEGIRILEGFKKNGINYDEEVVVGLNEKGTIPVKAGNGIGAVEVPRGLLFHDYEVDDKGIITKANCIIPTGQNLNNIEHDMRKLVPEILDKSDSDITLMLEMLVRAYDPCISCSAHFLNVKFINR
- a CDS encoding hydrogenase maturation peptidase HycI, which codes for MSNLLTAEIKDLFSKSNKGLTLLITVGNDLRGDDGVGPYIYERTAEKGFLDSKPRFYLLNAFDKPENIIDEAVKLAPSKVIIIDAADFGGEAGEARIIEKENIPQTTLSTHTFPLPVIAKILEEDTGAEVFFLGIQPQNIELGNGLSDAVKKTAKEIISCMKSIY